agagagagagagagagagagagagagataaaagagggaaagaaagaaagaaagaaagaaagaaagaaagaaagaaagaaagaaagggggataGTGGACAGTCCTGACTTGGAGACGATGTGGTCAACATAGTGGAATTTACAGTATAAATGGAGAAggttttggtggtggtggtggtggggttaAGTCCTTTGGAGCAGGTTGTACAgctggaggaaaaaaaggagggatctattcatccttttttttattgtgatcaTAATCAGTTTCCATTTTCCTGATATGCTTAAGTATCTACAAAGAATATCTGGATGAAGTGCAcaaaaatatagcaaaaaacagagagagagaagtagagaaagacagacagagagagaaaaatgacttTCCAAGAAAAGGATGTTGATCATAAAAACGAGACAAGAAAAGAAGTCTTGAATTGtccacttttttcctttttcctttagAAAATAAATCATGCAAATTTCCCAGAGAGCAAACAAGATATAAATTTTATAATTCTATATTTAGACTCTTTATATAGATAttcttatttatattttcaatCTCTTCCCATAAGCAGAGACCAGCGACagtgcaaaaccaaaaaaaagattaataataataaaaaaagaagaagagagagagaaaagaaaaaaggaaaacaaggttttggcactttttttttttcggatCAGATTTTGGGCGGTCCACTCCAAGTCGGTCCAGCAGACGCAGCGTCTGATTGGACAACTATCACAGTACTTGGCACAGAAATGCTGGTAAAAACGATATATCAGAATAGTTTTTTACCCCCGTACAAGTTTCTCGGTAACACGTTTCAATGTTGTACACATTTTAGATTTAGAAAAGTGTTCAACGTAGGCAAAAGACTGTCCCGTAGTTGGTGTTAAAAACCGAATGACGGACGTGGACGAGAAGAACATAAacgagaagagaaaagaatgcGGCGAGAGAAAGAACGAAAGGACACACAGAGATAAGAACGGAAGCAGAAGGTGAGACGTCTCTGTTTCTCATGAAGCTGACGTCGGCGTCTTGtttcgaatttttccgttccgccttaaatttaaggtggaccgggaaattCCAAACGAGAAGCCGGCAAACTGTTTCTCAGCGTAAAACTCCTCgaaaaaggagaaagacaggGAAGAGAAGAGCTGGGGGGGTTAGAGGTAAAAGGACAGGAGAAGTATTTGGACAATATCTCTCGAGAGTCTGTGTCCAGAGGGTTAGCGAGATGCTACCTCCATGAATTCAGCCCCCCGTTCCATCATGAAACCagcgttttctgtttgtgctgcATTTGTGACGACTTAGAAGAAAATCGCTGTGCTGGTAGGTTTAATGTGagaaatttaaatatatttaaatatgggAACAATATAAGttatactaataagagtccctgggctaGACTCCCAACGCTACATCTGCCATGTACATGATAAAGAGCCCTAAATGTCGATGTATGTAATGAAATTAATATAGAGCAAATGTTTCTTTTCATAGTACAAATGTTAGCAGGCTATTTTGGACAGAACATACCTACGCTCTTGCCACAAtgggttcttcaaagaaccatttttgctacCCTACAGAACCATGTTTGAGTAAAGAACCTTTCATAGGCCTAAAGAACCAGTTTGTGTGTTCCTCCTAGACTCTTATAAAGATAGTGCTTCAAGCATTCTTCATTCTTTAgcggttctatatggaaccatgaacacccaaaagaaaactttgcatgattaaaggggtctttgcatcatgaaagggtacTATGGACTGATGAAAAATGCGCTATAGAAagatttttgaaaaaggttctacacagcacccaaaagggttcttctactgtcacaagcttgacaccgtgatgatagaagaacccctttgggtgctatatagagccaaaAAGTTTCTATATTAAACCATACACAAtgcattttccatcagtctgaaggacactgacatgatgcaaagaaccttttaatcatgcaaagggttctttgggtgattatggttctatatagaaccattttctttactaaagaacccttgaagaaccatcttttttttttaagagtgtagtgaaGTGATCGTGACTAGTTTTTGATGGGATGCCAAGTGACGTCACAGGTCATAAACGTGATGTATAATTTCTCAAAAGTGATCCCAGCACGAATCTAGTACCAACGATCCAGACTATTTTGCTGACAGGGCATTGAGTGACTGGCCACTGGCCATAAAGCGTAATATTAATTTCTGAAGAAATGCGCCAGCATGATGATTTTCTATAGCAGCACAAATCAGCACAAACTCAGCGCAAACGAATCgaaaacattcatattttctGATCGTACGGGGGGCCGAGTTCACAGAGGTCGAGGTGCTTGGCCCCCTTCCTGGAGGCGCTACTACTATACGCGTGTGGTGGAGTGCTGGTGGGGCAGGGCGTTGTTGCTGTGGCTGGAGCTGGGGGCTGGGGCGGGGGGATAGGTGTTGAAGGCATGGAGGGGCTGCATGCCGGTGATGGTGCTGGGCATCATAGAGAGGGCGTTGGCCGTCATGAGCGGCACGTCCTCGGGCGCCCGCCGCAGTGCCAGCGTGTAGTCCGGCGGGCACACGGGTGGGCGCAGGGGCTCCAGGTCGCCGTGCAGACCGCGTGGCGCCAAGGGGGTGCCGTGGTCCAGCTCTACCCTTTGTTGCTTCATCTGGAGGGACATTAGCTCCTCCTCCTGACTCAGTGCCAGGTCGTTGTGGGGTGGAGCCATGCCCGCTATACCCGCAATGCCCACTGCGGGGCCTCCGGCACCACGTTGAGGTGAAAGACGTCGATGCCTACGCTGGAGGAGCTCGTGCCTCTTGTCGCGCTTGTAGTAGAGAGCGGCGAAGGCCAGGACGTTGAGGAAAAGCAGCGATGCTCCCACGGCAACCGTCACACTCAGCTCAGTCGAATAATCCCGAGTGGCTTCCGGGAACGGAGAAAAGCGCGGACGTTCCGAACCTTCCGGATCTGTATCCGGAGGGTAAGTAGACACCACCGGATGCCTCGTGGATCGTGTTCCCGGACCCTGCACAGGACCCTTCCGGCCGGGCCGGTGGGACCCACCCCCGCCCCCTCCGGGTGGCAGGCGTGTGGTGATGGAGTTGATGATTTCTTCATGCAGCGTGTGCAGGTGAGGCACCAGCTCCAGCCAGAAGGCCACCTTATTGGCACGGTAGTTGTCGCGGACACGAGGCTTCAGGCCGATGTGCAGGTACTGCTTGTCCTTGGAGCTGAACTTGGTCCAGATGACCTCCTCAAAGCGGTTGGGTTTAGTGTGGATGAACTTGGTGTCCTGCGGCACCGGAATGTTCGGATCtctgaaagaaagaagaggaaaacaaGCATGTACAGTCCTGCAAGATTTAGGCATTTGAGAAAATTGCCCAAcggtttattacacacttctttaacctaagaatagctccactAGTTCGCATccaagtccctgtagttactgaataataagccttagtacgTAACAAGCTTGGGCGTTACCGGGGTTAAATAAGCCGCAGGCCTTTATTTGCCCGGGAAAAGACAAATATTAGAATGAATATTCAAATTtatattagaataaaaaaatattaaaacagtgAGCAGCGATTTCAGGTGTTCATTTTCCTAATGGCAGCCCAGTGTTTGTAGCAATCATCCAATACTTGCTTTgactaatcaatacttcattatgttaaatcaggTGAGCTGGTGATGGAGTTTAACAAATACACGCCTCAGCTGAGGCTGTCGGGGAGAAATCCGGAGCCACACTATGTTCTTCAACATTGTTCTTCATGCTTAAAAGATCATCTACGTTTTCAAAaataagaaattcttgttactttttactgtatttgtgttttcttgCATTTGTTCTAATGATAGATTAGAGTGTACATAGAACATAGAGTGTTCTCCCAGCAGGAACGTGCTGCATTTCTCAATGGCTTTAAATAACAtgcatatcgtcactgtcctaagaaaaacaagtatctccaacaaaatagcaactttacaggagaaggtaagaACTCTCTtacctttcagtgtaagtctATGTAAAGAGATTTAATTCCCAGTGATTTTAGAACATTCCTATCGGTCGATTCATCACggaacgacaaaaatggagatgcacgGTTTTCTTTGGACGATTCCTAAGATCATAAGGTTCCTATGGCGTTTGCAGAGCACGGTAGATATTAGTGGTGAAACGATTCTGAAACCGAGACTGAAACCTTAACACAAACGTCCACAGTCTTGCACCCCCAACCCCTCACTCCAACTGTTGAGCCCTCATTATGTTACTTATAAAACACGTAAAATTACTCTTGCGTGTCGTTAGGGTGAGATGTATGCCGTATTCTTTAGGGTTCATTTCTTCAGTGTTACAAATTGTTAAagatttaataattaataaattgtaaaattcagaattttttctacattttttcttaTTCACCCCCATGCCTAGTGTGTGTTGttctggtctgagtggatcacacacagcagtgctgctggtgtttttaaacccctcagtgtcgctgctggactgagaacagtccaccaaccaaaactatccagccaacagcgtcctgtgggcagcgtgctgtgaccactgatgagggactagaggatgaccaacagcagcagatgagctgtcgtctctgactttacatctacaaggtggaccgacaaggtaggagtgtctactagagtggacagtgagtggacacagtgtttacatactccagcagcactgctgtgtctgatccactcgcaccagcacatcacacactaacacaccaccaccacgtcagtgttactgcaggactgagaatgatccaccacccaaacagcacctgctctgtgagggtccatgggggtcctgaccactgcagaacagggtaacagagtatcagagaaacagatggactacagtctgtaactgtgcagctatacagtaagtggagctgataaagtggacagtcagcgtagatacaaggaggtggtcagactgTTACGCCTGGTCggtgtataaatgtataaatgatGACGCTCAGACTCCCGAACACTCTGTGTAGGAGCAGAATGAACTGTATGTTTCTTTGACATGTATAACTCTTTAGAACCCAGCAGTCGCTTAATATGTGCATTAACACTGAGTTCTTTAAAGCTCTGTTTACGCGTACAGTCAAATCTGATCTTTCTCCCACAACCAGTACAGATTTCATCTTTTCTTTGAAGTCCAAACATCAAAAGGTAGCATCCAAACAGATCACTTCTATTCTGATTTGGAACACATTCAAATACGCCAACGCAGCCGTTTCAGCTGAACAGCAAATGCTGATGGTGTGACTAAACGCGTAAATCCGATCAGGTAAAGCTGGAAAAACAAATCTGATCTGAATATTTAGCCCCGTTAGAGTTTGGAGCGTTTCGCCGCAGCCGTGACGGAGGCTGGATCACAGCTACGAGAAGCAGGGGCTCGTCCTGACGCGATCTGAGTCGGAGCGTCGGTGCTGATTGAGATTTAATGGATCAGTATCAGCCGCTTTGAGCTCTGTGTAATTCCAATCCTTTGTTCATTTCGggcaatgaaaaaaatacatgtctggaatttatatttgtatttgatGGAATCGTCTCATAATTCATGTGTGTATTTAAAGGTgtagtgtgtaagatttagagAGACTTTAGTGTATAATAACCTGTAACTATGAATGTTGCTTATAATGAGCCCTTTATATCTACATAGGGAGCGGCTCCTATTCCAACTGgagctgccaccaccatgtttctacagtagcccagaaaTGATAAACCAGACACTGACTCTAGAGGGCGCCCTTCGCATTTTTACACGGAAGCGGCAGTTTGAATTTGGTGGCGCTGCAGACgtaacacacttaaaaatgactgttcttcaaggattctttaaaagaaaatggttctatatacagctAGAACACtcacgcaaagaaccctttgtatgattaaagggttctttgcatcatgaaagcatccttcagactgacagagaaggTGTTTTATgtggttgatggagaatgtggtttatatgaaataaaacctttttgaaaagggttctatatagcaccaaaaagggttcttctactattacaggcttgacattgtaatagtagaagaacacttttggtgctatatggacatctacaacacactctccatcaatctgaagaacaaaaaaaccccaaaatcttaaggaacccttaaagaaccatcttttttaagtgggtagaaagaagaagaatcagcgGCCGCTGTACCGCTGACTGACCATTTTGTGTTCTGATGACTCTGAGaacccaaattttgacaaaCGGAAGTTGTTAAAGAAGTGAGAACATGAAGAAGCTAGACTAAATCAGGACAGGCGATGGCAGAAATCCTGATGGCCAATGTAGGTTCTACTACACGCTTGGAAAGAGAGAGGCGAGGGAGGGGGATTCAGCTGGTTGCaatctgcaacctcaccactagatggcacTACATCTTATAAAATGCACCTTTAAACTCCTCAAGTATTGCAACACTGCATTAAGAAGTTCTGGTAGGGAAAAAAAGGGCTAAGATCTTCAAGCGCCCAACGGAAAATAAACTGATCAGTATTGTGTTTTTTGAGATATCTAGGTAGacacagccaagcaagctcccctattggtcaggacttcaggagccaGACTGAAGGCCTTAAACATTAGATTACCTACCAATAGAACTATAAGGTGACAGAGGAATCATCCAAACCACATTTTCATTTACGATATGCAGGATCATTTTGTCAAAGGTCCTAGACTCACCACAAGgcaaaaagtttgggcatctcTGCTTTACACCATCCAGAACAagttctgttgtgttttttgctcATCATACTAAATTTATTTGGACATCGAAGGGAAAAGAGACTCCTCTGGGATGTCCTGAGTGGAAGCTCGAGTAGAGAGTAGACTGACCCGGTTTTGGCAAAGTTGGTCCAGTAGGTCATGACGACGGCGCTGAGCATTACGTCGTTTTTGGAGAAGTTGCAGGGGAAGAGGTCGGTGGCCCCCACCATGGGCACCCCGAACACGTAGGGGATCTCGTCGCCGTGCGCCGCGTCGGCCCACTCCGGCCGCGCCTCCgtctggcagtggtggtggAAGGTGTAGAAATAAACCGGAGACTGGAATTCTGCATGTAGCTTCGCCGTGGCGACCGCCGGCGCCACCCACTGGTGGTCGGTGAAAAGCGCGAGCAGCATTTTCCGCCGCATGTCGCCGTTATCTCGGTCAGCCCAGTCCGTGTACATGAACTTTATGGTTTCGCGCAGGATGTCTTTAcctgaggggggaaaaaagagaaggagagagggatgtAATGAAAGGAATGGATGGAGATTTTAAAGTgagctaatgtggctaacgaGAAAAGCTAATACCCCACCAaatagcatggtgctaactgcatgccttaTCACACAAACTACAGTACAGGATGTGGTTTGACGCCGTAGGACATGCTGTTAtgtataaacatggactaaagagCATTAGCATCGCtaaaaacagctgaattcaTGCATTATAGCTAcattagctccagtgctaaagctGAAAAAGCAACCCTCAGACACTTTTGGCCGATCGATAACATTGGCAATAAGGGAGGAATGGTATAAATTTGATGTTCTGATAAAACATTGCTTCAGGTTCTGACAGCACGCAACTTAATTAGCCCAGATGAGATGGTTAATTCAGGCAAGCTATTACTGTTTGCAGTATAATCGCTAATATCGCGGACGAAATTCAGTTCCACATTACAGAGGGTTACAGGGCCTTTACCATAGCTTGCATTTTCCCTAATGCTAATATAATTACCATATAATTACCAACTGGGATCATCAGGAGTTTTGTCTCATCTGCATATCTGCATTCTTGGCCAGACTGAAAATCTCCAAGTTATAATCTTTGCTAGCGGTGCTCAGACTGCGTGTGCGTGCAGTTCATCACTGATTTTCCTGGCTGTGATGAAATGTTATATTTTCTACACATTCTTGAAGTAACTATAGATGAGAATGACTGGGCAAAGGCATCTATGCCTGCATGTCTGTGAGGGATGCGCACCGTCTGGGTATCCGTAGAGGTTGTCCACAAAATTGGAAATGGTGTAGTCAAACGAGGCAGCGGAGATGCCATCCTCTCCCTCGCTATCGTCCACAAACTTCAGCCCTTCGCCCTGGTTGACCCCGAGCAGGATGTCATAGTTCAGGAACTCTCCCTGTAGACAACACAGATAATTTACACTACAGCACTCTGCAGCATCACAGCTGAGCACAGGGCAGTTTCTCTGTTTAAAGAGGACCTATTGTGCTCATGTTCAATgttcagcatttcatttttggGCTCTATTAGAACAGATTTACACCTCAATGCTCCAAAAACGCATTATTCTCCTCAGACTGTTCATCTCTATTTGTCCTCCGTCTGAAacgctctgttagagctcctgtgtctttaagccccgccTCCCGATGAGCTCAGTGTGGTCTGATTGGTCAGTCCGCCCACTCTATTCTGACTGGTCAACCTCCAGAGCGGTTCCGCCCCTGTCCTGCGgtctgcagacagacccttctctcctgagcagctgtgAACTCCGCTGTGGCTGTTTCTCCGGCGGCGTCGGTTCTGCTGGATCAGTTTGAGCCAGAGTGGATCCTGGAAGTCCGGTCAGCGTCTCCACACGGCTACAGCACTGTTCTAGAGacacttactgagtcagaactgttcacagtggtggtgataggaaccagactttttaaaccacctttaaaagctcctcacagaaagttgctACATGAAATGTTATGAACTCaccgcctgatgactgagacgctgttttatgatagtttaaaGATTTTAGCCTTAAACTcctttcatggtggagggatacataatatgcagggtgctgtgcggcaaaatagtccccaaagaaaactcattattccagattttccactgttttcaacattccatataagctcagaacactcgtgtaggttctctggtggttctggatggcaaataaaatgcctatatctgtgttgtagtcatggcgacgcctgaattatgcagatatttggcaaaacattttttacttctGTACTAATACTCGTGTCACTGCATCATTCAATCCTAATGCATGTTATGAAGCCGGTGTGTAGGTggccttaaaataaagtgttactaaaACTTCATTGTGTCCCATTCCTAATCACACTCTTTAACACGGCCTCGGGTCAAACTCTACATAGATAACATGTATGAATTAGAAATAATGACCCAGATATTGTTAACCACAGCACTGTGCACATGAACAGCGCCTCCAGTCAAACATGCGTATGGACGACACATATGCATCCCAGACAACGACCCAGTTACCAGACGCTGTACGGAAAACTTCAGTATGACACTAAAAATGCCTCGAGTCAAAATAGCAAAGGCACCTTCAGGCATTCAAATGAGCCGAGCAAACACAGACAAATCACACATTCAGACCAAACTGCAGGCTCTCCTGCTGCACGCTGATGTGCTCAAATCCATAAAAGAGACATTGACAACAAAAACTCAGGCTGCAATTGTACATCTGCTATTTCTCATTGACAAATAGTGGAGAAATGGTGTTGAAAGTGCAGGTTCTAGTCCTCGTACCACGTCTGTGCTCAAAGGAGAGCAGATCTTTTATTATGGTGTGAAATTGATGGAAAACATCCTTTACGTTTTTAACGCTGTCCTTTTTTGAttttgaaaagaaacaaaaaaacattcagaagtGCAGAAGCAAACCTATGaaaaaagaatgtaaatgtaattcatcatggatgtaaataataattaataataataataaaaataatgattttgtaaATTGAATATGtagcaaaacagcaaaaataacttCAGACTTCTGAGGGTTAATCCACTTAAACGCCAAGGATCTGTAAGAGTGTCCAGATTTCACTTCCTCAGTCAACTGACAGATTATATACCGaagaattcatagtagataccgaagaattcatagtagatactgaataattcataatagatgatgaataattcatagtagatgctgaataattcataatagatgctgaataattcatagtagatgctgaataattcataatagatgctgaataattcatagtagatgctgaataattcaatagatgctgaatatttcatagtagatgctgaataattcatagtagatgctgaaaaattcatagtagatgatgaataattcattaacatttaaaaataattcacaGCACATCATAGTAATTATCGGcgataaacaaaataataagccttatagAGTTAATGATGTAACTGACAAATTAATGAATTTTGTAACCAAGGTTTCAGACCCTAAACAATCCATAAAGTATGCGTCTTGTTACACTGGCAAAAAAAGTAGCTCCACCATAAGCGACTATTGTTGTTGCCCGGCAACTGGCAGTcagtggaaagagagagaggtgaaaagCTGTGCTCTTAGAATGtttttcaaccaatcagacCGTCAGAACAGTTGCATAATTGCgtataaaaataattatgtccagtaaatgaaatgtactGCCAAGTGACCATTACAACTATAGACCGGTGAGAGTTTACAGAGTCAGCAAACACAGAGCGGCTGATGCCAAACCTGCTGCATGAGGATTTCGGGGTCGTCCGGCACCACGTCTCCGTCCACCACGGGTCCGAAGGCAATGTGATATCGCGCCGGCTGGATGTCCTGATCCACCAGCTCCCGAAAACTCTTCCTCCGCAGACAGTCCACCAGGTCGGCCGTGTCGCTGTAGCTGCAGCCCACCTAAGAGATTATAACGATGTCCATATAGTTACTATGCAGTGGCTGTTGTTGTTTACGGCCTCAATAAAGAGCAGCTGTTCTGTTCTCTACTGATCATATGGATCATAAATGAATAACAACTGTGCATCATGTATTATGTAAGGACAACAGCTACCACTGTGATACTGTATGTTTaagtggaattccacccatttttctaaattctgtaaaatgaaatggtttagACTCGCAATgtctacaaaacaaatacagccattttatttactaaccaaaaccaacagtgaaccCACACTTTCCATTTCACTTATAATGTAAATCAGGGACTATCTTGCCTCaaaacaccctgcatgtctccctccaccatgattggatttataaaaataagttttaggaCTAAATATTGTagcaaaactatcataaagaatgtctcagacatcaagcagcttttagaggcggacgtctggttcctatcaccgccactgagAGCAAGGCTTCTTCTtacggctgctccctttaggggtcgccacagcggatcatctgcctccatcttgccgtatccactgcctcctctactttcacaccaaccatctccatgtccaccttcactacatccataaaccttctctgaggtctacctcttctccttctacccggcagctccatctccaacattctttgcccaatatatccactattcctcctcaacacatgtccaaaccatctcaacctggcctctctggctttatctccaaactgctccaccttcaccgtccctctgatctgctcatttctaatcttgtccagcctggtcactcccaacgaaaatctcagcatcttcatctccgccacctccagctcagcctcctgtcttttggacagagccacagtctaaaacagagcgtttcacactaaaccactctgactctgtttacatctcagctatGACACACTGCACAAATTGTCGTATATCTGAGAACTGGACGCATTTCCTTATACTATGCTTACGTATATgcatgtacactcactggccgctttattaggaacacctgttcagttgcttgttaacacaaataactaATCAGCCAAGTGAtgggaacacctgaattcaatgatttggatgggcgagTGAATACTTTCGGAAATATCGTGTACGATTATGGAATACCGCAGGTTAAGAATGAACGGCATGTGAGCTGCAGGTGGACCTGCGCTGGACCGGATCGAGATAACACAATTAACAACAATAAACTTGAACTGAATTGCAAGcgataaatgtataaattagCCGTGAAGAAAACACACCACACAGCTCACCTTCTTGGCCAGGATCTTGGTGTAGTCGAGCGGCCGGTAGTTAACGGACCAGCTGGAGATTGCCGAGCCGCTTTGGGCGATGGCCCTCTGGAACAGTCCTGAGGAAAACGGCACACATAATGAGGCACTTTCTATGCCGagtgcttttattttaatagGGCTATGTCAGGGTCCAGCCGcaaattcccttttaaatatCCCGCACATGATGGGGTCATCACCACTGGGTGCCTTCGACTGGTGGCGCCGCAATCAGTGACTAAATGAATTACTTTCACATGACTGTGAGTCAGTGACTGGATTCAGATCATAAAGGCCAGAGGCGCAAGATACTACTGCACATGTGATGGACACTGAGGAAATTAAAGGGATAGTTTGATGGAAAAGCTTCCCGCttatcagccaaggcatgttggTTAGGAGACTAATGTATAGAacatgtaatggaagcttatgtacaCCAATTAGCACCATGCCTATGTcatctaaatcatcacacactcgccttaaactgtgtggagctgttcagtatctctaacagtcttgattatgtggtttctgacacattGTTATCTAGTCCGATGTACATAGGTCCATTAGCATAGCTGAAAACATTCGCATTCATACTGAATTATGAATTCTGTCGGTACTTTTATGCAAGACGTAAGCTTAAGACACCGAACGTGTCTCGGTCAGACAACGTGTCTGGCCAGTGTTTGACAAATTTTGGCCAACTTTTGGCAAGTTACGGCTAAACGTCCCTTTAAGATACCCACATCTGTAGCCGTTAGAATAAGAGGGGTGACGTTTTAAGGGCTTGAATCAAGGAAACACAaattttaatcacttttttccataacataaaatgtttaacgtgacttttaaacttttaaacaatgttaaagtttcaaaatgtgaaatgttccaaaccTCATAAAACGAGCTGCCTGTTTAGGCTGCTCTGCCCAATTGTCAATCA
The DNA window shown above is from Pygocentrus nattereri isolate fPygNat1 chromosome 18, fPygNat1.pri, whole genome shotgun sequence and carries:
- the nlgn2b gene encoding neuroligin-2b; amino-acid sequence: MSLGGVSGCVRAPCPRRRWHTCLVWLALRLALSSCQRAADLSAPKHPIVATGYGKLRGIRKELNNEILGPVDQYLGVPYATAPVGERRFQPPEAPGSWQDIRNATQFAPVCPQNIHGVLPEIMLPVWFTDNLDAAAAYVQNQSEDCLYLNIYVPTEDGPLTKKHDESSMNRPRDEDIRDRRKKPVMLFIHGGSYMEGAGNMFDASVLAAYGNVIVVTMNYRLGVLGFLSTGDQSAKGNYGLLDQIQALRWLNENIGHFGGDQERITIFGSGAGASCVNLLILSHHSEGLFQRAIAQSGSAISSWSVNYRPLDYTKILAKKVGCSYSDTADLVDCLRRKSFRELVDQDIQPARYHIAFGPVVDGDVVPDDPEILMQQGEFLNYDILLGVNQGEGLKFVDDSEGEDGISAASFDYTISNFVDNLYGYPDGKDILRETIKFMYTDWADRDNGDMRRKMLLALFTDHQWVAPAVATAKLHAEFQSPVYFYTFHHHCQTEARPEWADAAHGDEIPYVFGVPMVGATDLFPCNFSKNDVMLSAVVMTYWTNFAKTGDPNIPVPQDTKFIHTKPNRFEEVIWTKFSSKDKQYLHIGLKPRVRDNYRANKVAFWLELVPHLHTLHEEIINSITTRLPPGGGGGGSHRPGRKGPVQGPGTRSTRHPVVSTYPPDTDPEGSERPRFSPFPEATRDYSTELSVTVAVGASLLFLNVLAFAALYYKRDKRHELLQRRHRRLSPQRGAGGPAVGIAGIAGMAPPHNDLALSQEEELMSLQMKQQRVELDHGTPLAPRGLHGDLEPLRPPVCPPDYTLALRRAPEDVPLMTANALSMMPSTITGMQPLHAFNTYPPAPAPSSSHSNNALPHQHSTTRV